Proteins co-encoded in one Garra rufa chromosome 21, GarRuf1.0, whole genome shotgun sequence genomic window:
- the LOC141296032 gene encoding uncharacterized protein → MWVELKSGVGSVVEDFATLRQTYSRLEEKVSTYQQETNEKILSLRNTLNTLQEDMSTALTQLSEVRSNQKDLQKDLDLMQSTQHRKGSKGEGSVDGHASLNSQTELSLIQHYISSLSANQNSYPEHDGQMKSPVWRERKNNRDLKEQNNSTITQRQTAALELLESERVYVSYLSLLLKANISFNGSENVNLKDKRPFPPSLRFLIQQHLELLHLLQERVLKSHWQGIMGDVFLRLTSKESDFLDHYVSYLRDLPECLTVVSLFSSKSGSLLESDITGDETRPSLHSLLLQPVQRIPEYHTLLQSLLQQTESEHPDYYLLLVSVQQLRTFMAQYSHLLQHNQELLTHSHALREHTHNLCTHQQERPSHTRKELSRSTVRQLYKVDYEKNYSNTGAQSDPSRRHKRYPDYEAAPYHYDPEIPSPVSFLSDSDSRHKPVSVPLRSIPETEGAGSVLSDALGALFPYGAGDSRCSSPSHSSDSSIDIAFVHCSPSHSPPRQSRSRGRNAGGMVYRSNRTCVSPDSADIVRPRPLQAVQRKSKSLNGLQMDSIDSHAHQTKTPAHPRLERQSSGKTRQRPSSPKHRNETHTDTEEQPRIVHQKDPRSLVWEELKLRGVSDDYDHTPLSERNRKEGKGFRSSFKKLFKKKSSGDGKEKTAVKAECQSSGELETTKVPHIGDIDRGTAV, encoded by the exons ATGTGGGTGGAGCTAAAATCTGGAGTTGGAAGTGTGGTGGAAGATTTCGCCACCCTACGGCAAACCTACAGCCGTCTGGAGGAAAAAGTCTCCACCTATCAACAAGAAACTAATGAAAAGATCCTGTCTCTCAGAAACACACTTAACACGTTACAG GAAGACATGAGCACAGCTTTAACACAGCTCTCTGAGGTTAGGTCTAACCAAAAAGACCTGCAGAAGGACCTGGACCTCATGCAGAGCACACAACACAG GAAAGGCTCAAAGGGGGAGGGGTCAGTGGATGGCCACGCCTCTCTAAACAGCCAAACAGAACTCAGTCTCATTCAGCATTACATCAGCAGCCTTTCAGCCAATCAGA ACTCTTATCCTGAGCATGACGGTCAAATGAAGTCTCCAGTGTGGAGGGAGAGAAAAAACAACCGAGATCTGAAAGAACAAAACAACTCAACTATAA CTCAGAGGCAGACTGCAGCACTGGAACTGTTGGAGTCTGAGAGAGTGTATGTATCGTATCTCTCACTCCTCTTGAAGGCCAACATCAGTTTTAATGGCTCAGAAAACGTCAACCTCAAAGACAAACG GCCTTTCCCTCCCTCTCTACGCTTCTTGATTCAGCAGCATCTGGAACTCCTTCACCTCCTCCAGGAGAGAGTTCTTAAGAGCCACTGGCAAGGAATCATGGGAGATGTATTTCTTAGACTCACCAGCAAAGAA AGTGATTTTCTGGATCATTATGTATCATATCTACGGGACCTGCCAGAATGTTTGACAGTTGTTAGTCTCTTCTCTTCAAAATCAGGCAGCTTGCTGGAG AGTGACATCACAGGGGATGAGACACGTCCATCTCTGCACTCTCTGCTTCTACAGCCTGTCCAACGTATCCCAGAATACCATACGCTCCTCCAG AGTCTTCTACAGCAGACAGAATCAGAGCATCCAGACTATTACCTGTTACTGGTGTCTGTGCAACAACTCCGAACTTTCATGGCCCAGTATAGCCATCTGCTACAACACAACCAGGAGCTCCTCACACACAGTCATGCCCTGCgagaacacacacacaacctGTGCACACACCAGCAGGAACGGCCCTCACACACACGAAAAGAGCTTAGCAG ATCTACAGTGAGACAGCTGTATAAAGTCGACTATGAGAAAAATTACAGCAACACAGGCGCACAAAG TGATCCCTCTCGACGTCACAAACGCTACCCCGACTATGAAGCGGCACCCTATCACTACGACCCAGAAATCCCATCCCCTGTCTCCTTCCTGTCTGACTCTGACTCTCGGCACAAACCCGTCTCAGTTCCTCTGCGCAGCATTCCAGAGACCGAGGGAGCGGGATCTGTCCTCTCTGATGCTCTAGGTGCGCTCTTTCCCTATGGAGCCGGAGACTCTCGATGCTCAAGCCCGTCTCATTCCTCTGACTCCAGCATTGATATCGCCTTTGTGCATTGTAGTCCTTCTCACAGTCCACCTCGACAGTCCCGCAGTAGGGGACGAAACGCTGGGGGTATGGTTTATAGGTCCAACAGAACCTGTGTGTCACCTGACTCAGCAGATATAGTGAGACCACGCCCTCTACAGGCAGTGCAGAGAAAGAGCAAATCACTGAATGGCCTGCAGATGGACAGTATTGATAGCCACGCCCACCAGACGAAAACTCCCGCCCACCCGAGGCTGGAGCGCCAGTCAAGTGGGAAAACAAGACAGAGACCCAGCAGTCCAAAACACAGAAATGAGACACACACTGACACAGAGGAGCAGCCACGAATAGTGCATCAAAAG GATCCTAGAAGCCTGGTGTGGGAGGAGCTTAAATTGAGGGGTGTGTCTGATGATTATGACCACACCCCCTTGAGTGAACGCAATAGGAAAGAAGGAAAAGGATTTAGGAGCTCCTTCAAAAAGCTCTTTAAGAAGAA gtctAGTGGCGACGGAAAGGAGAAGACAGCAGTGAAAGCTGAGTGTCAAAGCAGTGGAGAGCTGGAGACCACCAAAGTCCCCCACATAGGAGACATTGACAGAGGAACTGCTGTTTAA